The following are encoded in a window of Methylicorpusculum oleiharenae genomic DNA:
- a CDS encoding efflux RND transporter periplasmic adaptor subunit — protein MANVLRKLFKALPSLLIIAIAGSLSYYWLTNKPRAARNPVKISAPLVEVIAPQIIDHSVTVSALGNVVASQSVNLNSQVDGMVKSVSENFIEGGLLRKGEEIVKLDPTDYELRLRQAQNDLIRAKFNLKLELGQQEIAQEEYKLLGEELDELASELVQRKPHLEASKSALDAAEAALEQARLNLQRTQTIAPFNAVVTARNANIGSWVSTFSTGTPLVQLVATDTFWIDVSLPLEKLRWINIPGFNNEQGSTVKITYSQAWGPEAFRIGKVKRLKAEVEPEGRMAKLIVEVEDPLGLKPANRNLPHMMLGTLVHAAIAGKSINRVMAIPENAVHDGNRLWLMTTENTLDIITVEPLWNESGWVYLSAEALPPSPRIINSDLSAPVQNMQIRTHEPKISESAR, from the coding sequence ATGGCTAATGTTTTAAGGAAATTATTCAAAGCACTCCCTTCTCTGTTGATTATTGCCATTGCCGGATCCTTGTCTTATTACTGGCTGACCAATAAACCGCGCGCGGCGCGCAATCCGGTAAAGATAAGCGCTCCTTTGGTCGAAGTCATTGCGCCGCAGATAATCGATCATTCTGTTACTGTTTCCGCATTGGGAAATGTTGTTGCTTCGCAAAGTGTCAATTTAAACTCTCAAGTCGACGGCATGGTCAAGTCGGTCAGCGAAAACTTCATCGAAGGCGGCTTATTGAGAAAAGGCGAGGAAATCGTCAAGCTTGATCCTACCGACTATGAATTGCGCCTGCGCCAAGCTCAAAATGATTTGATCCGGGCCAAGTTCAATTTAAAACTGGAACTCGGCCAGCAAGAAATCGCTCAAGAGGAATATAAACTGCTGGGCGAGGAACTGGATGAACTCGCAAGCGAACTGGTCCAACGCAAACCTCATCTGGAAGCCTCAAAATCGGCACTGGACGCTGCCGAAGCAGCACTTGAACAGGCCCGTCTGAATCTTCAGCGCACACAAACCATCGCACCTTTCAACGCCGTGGTCACTGCGCGTAATGCCAATATCGGCTCCTGGGTATCGACGTTCTCTACCGGCACACCCCTGGTTCAACTGGTTGCGACCGATACCTTCTGGATAGATGTCTCGTTGCCGCTGGAAAAACTGCGCTGGATCAATATTCCCGGTTTCAACAATGAACAAGGCTCGACCGTCAAGATAACTTACTCGCAGGCGTGGGGACCGGAGGCATTCAGGATCGGCAAGGTCAAACGGTTGAAAGCCGAGGTGGAACCGGAAGGACGCATGGCCAAGTTGATTGTCGAAGTCGAGGATCCGCTGGGACTCAAACCGGCTAATCGCAACTTACCGCATATGATGCTGGGCACACTGGTCCATGCCGCTATTGCGGGTAAATCAATTAATCGTGTTATGGCAATTCCCGAAAACGCGGTGCATGACGGCAACCGGCTCTGGTTGATGACAACAGAAAACACGCTGGATATCATCACAGTTGAACCGCTCTGGAATGAGTCGGGATGGGTCTATTTAAGCGCCGAAGCACTTCCGCCCTCTCCCCGCATTATCAATAGCGATCTGTCTGCTCCCGTCCAGAACATGCAAATCCGCACTCATGAACCCAAGATTTCCGAATCGGCCAGGTAG
- the bstA gene encoding sterol transporter cytoplasmic membrane protein BstA has protein sequence MNINQRAAKIAEYFARNPKKILGLALVLSILAGLLTLQLPVHTSRQALLPQNTAVAGRFNDFLKNFGAASDLIVVLEGAPRNELESFANDLAARLRPEPEIGQATSRLDIAFFLDHAYLLMPPEGLDKLAAIASQPSLIEGGLEQNLLNALSWSKGSSPLGGTDIDLTTAETSLNMAAFFLEEWQRWLSSETVPAGVDWNNLLVKNGAGGMNDGYFTSRDGRMLFLFVHPKNPSGDFENLGPFVDKVKQVSAELAAQAKAAGRTPPTLGLSGLPAIEYEEYVNLRKDMMLVTLTSAFLVATLILLVVRSLRWAALIFVPMGLGVLWSLGLAFITVGHLNMITAAFIAILFGLGADYGIFTSSRIAEERRAGKPLIQAISDGVGSSFIAVLTAGGASLLIFSVLATVDFPGFAELGVIAAMGVLMILISTWMVQPALYVLLPPKLSSTPALVKPSISAGTRKSSAALPMPVALILVIIALSGAVFGGFKGSAIQFDYDVLAMLPKDSTAAYYQQRMVAESDYQAEVIIFTAKDLAEARRITSEAGNLKTIAQVQSLTNLFPPDADQRLQKAVSIGDAFSRTDAAKQIAGLTESGLSAKSFELLQELLHNSAGVIDEAQEQAFSAGHSKLVESLEVLRVQLSAISEKLATEGEQGRVRSESFLRALLSGADTGLKMIASWRQIQPLTPDQLPPALRDRFFAADGSIAIYAFPAKTVYDPVNLDALINDVYSVSPDATGFPTTHQEFAKAVVESFTHGTQLALGLCLLWVMAATRSVRGFALAALPLLIGGGWMLGIMALAGMSYNYANIVALPLVIALAVDYGVWFSYRWNELKSHTPLQVSLNVGKTIGLAAGTSLAGLGAITLASYRGVSSLGISITIGLVCCLTATLVVAPAIGQLLDFKRKP, from the coding sequence ATGAATATCAACCAGCGTGCCGCCAAGATAGCGGAATACTTTGCCCGAAATCCCAAGAAGATCCTGGGACTGGCCTTGGTTTTGTCGATTCTGGCAGGTTTGTTAACGTTACAACTTCCGGTTCACACCTCACGACAAGCTTTGCTCCCTCAGAACACAGCAGTTGCCGGGCGCTTTAACGATTTTTTGAAAAACTTTGGTGCAGCTTCGGATCTCATAGTGGTTCTGGAGGGTGCGCCGCGCAACGAATTGGAATCATTTGCCAACGATCTGGCCGCCAGACTCAGACCGGAACCTGAAATAGGCCAAGCGACCTCGCGTCTCGATATTGCATTTTTTCTGGACCATGCTTATTTGCTGATGCCGCCTGAGGGCCTTGACAAGCTTGCTGCGATAGCGAGTCAGCCCTCCTTGATTGAAGGTGGTTTGGAGCAAAACCTGCTCAATGCATTAAGCTGGAGCAAAGGCAGTTCTCCGCTGGGCGGGACTGACATTGATTTGACTACGGCCGAAACAAGCCTGAATATGGCGGCTTTTTTCCTGGAAGAATGGCAGCGCTGGCTGTCCTCTGAAACTGTTCCTGCCGGTGTGGACTGGAACAACTTGCTCGTTAAAAACGGGGCAGGCGGCATGAATGACGGTTACTTTACCTCGCGTGACGGGCGTATGTTGTTTTTGTTCGTTCACCCGAAAAATCCTTCGGGAGACTTCGAGAATCTTGGACCCTTCGTAGACAAGGTCAAACAGGTATCGGCCGAGTTGGCTGCGCAAGCCAAAGCTGCCGGCCGAACACCGCCCACTTTGGGGCTGAGCGGCTTGCCTGCCATAGAGTACGAGGAATATGTCAACCTTCGCAAGGACATGATGCTGGTGACGTTGACTTCCGCTTTTCTAGTCGCTACGTTGATTCTGTTGGTGGTGCGAAGCTTGCGCTGGGCCGCGCTGATTTTTGTTCCTATGGGGCTGGGCGTGCTCTGGAGTTTGGGATTGGCCTTTATTACGGTGGGTCATCTCAATATGATCACCGCAGCCTTTATCGCCATTTTGTTCGGTCTTGGCGCAGACTACGGCATTTTTACCTCCTCTCGCATTGCCGAGGAGCGTCGTGCAGGCAAACCGTTAATTCAAGCGATAAGCGATGGCGTCGGCTCATCCTTTATCGCAGTGCTTACCGCGGGTGGTGCTTCATTATTGATCTTCAGTGTTCTGGCTACGGTTGATTTTCCAGGTTTTGCCGAGCTGGGCGTGATAGCGGCCATGGGTGTGCTGATGATTCTGATCAGTACCTGGATGGTTCAGCCGGCGCTCTACGTTTTACTTCCGCCCAAACTCAGCTCCACCCCCGCGCTAGTTAAGCCTTCAATTTCAGCCGGAACCCGCAAATCAAGCGCTGCATTGCCAATGCCTGTCGCGCTGATCCTCGTCATAATTGCCCTAAGCGGCGCTGTCTTTGGCGGATTCAAGGGCTCGGCTATTCAATTTGACTACGATGTGTTGGCCATGTTGCCCAAAGATTCCACGGCGGCTTATTACCAGCAGCGTATGGTAGCGGAAAGCGATTACCAGGCGGAAGTCATTATTTTTACAGCCAAGGACTTGGCGGAAGCCCGGCGCATCACCAGCGAGGCAGGCAATCTCAAGACAATTGCCCAAGTGCAGTCGCTGACCAATCTGTTTCCTCCCGATGCGGACCAACGCCTTCAAAAAGCGGTGAGTATCGGTGACGCATTTTCCCGGACAGACGCGGCCAAACAGATCGCCGGACTGACTGAATCGGGTTTGTCTGCAAAATCCTTCGAGTTATTGCAGGAATTGCTGCATAACAGCGCAGGTGTCATAGACGAAGCTCAGGAGCAGGCCTTTTCCGCAGGACATTCCAAACTGGTCGAGAGTCTGGAGGTATTGCGAGTGCAGCTTTCGGCCATTTCAGAAAAGCTCGCTACAGAGGGTGAACAGGGTCGGGTGCGTAGCGAGAGTTTTTTACGGGCTTTATTGTCCGGAGCGGATACCGGACTCAAAATGATCGCGTCATGGAGGCAGATTCAACCGCTGACGCCGGATCAGTTACCACCTGCACTGCGCGACCGTTTCTTCGCTGCTGACGGCAGTATCGCAATCTATGCTTTCCCTGCAAAAACCGTGTACGACCCCGTCAATCTGGACGCGCTGATCAACGATGTTTATAGCGTCTCGCCCGATGCGACCGGCTTTCCGACGACACATCAAGAGTTTGCCAAGGCCGTGGTTGAAAGTTTCACACACGGCACGCAGTTGGCTCTAGGCTTATGTTTACTTTGGGTCATGGCGGCGACACGCAGCGTGCGCGGCTTCGCGTTGGCGGCGCTGCCCTTGTTAATTGGTGGGGGCTGGATGCTCGGAATAATGGCGCTGGCAGGCATGAGCTACAATTACGCCAATATCGTTGCCTTGCCCTTGGTCATCGCGTTGGCAGTTGATTACGGCGTTTGGTTCAGCTACCGCTGGAATGAATTAAAGAGCCATACGCCTTTGCAAGTCAGCCTGAACGTTGGTAAGACCATCGGATTGGCCGCCGGAACGTCTTTGGCAGGTCTGGGTGCTATCACCTTGGCCAGTTACCGGGGCGTATCCTCTTTGGGTATCAGTATCACCATAGGATTGGTGTGCTGCCTCACCGCAACTCTCGTCGTGGCTCCTGCCATTGGACAGTTACTTGATTTCAAGAGAAAACCCTAA
- a CDS encoding efflux transporter outer membrane subunit, producing MRAIKVPTVMLLLCLLSACSIEVKEFKTPVAVNESFSLSGSVPLKERWWLSFNDTALNQLIDKALQQNLDLIAAYERLKQAQAIARKTGSELIPALDGTSSLSRRDGNETLGLLTNDNFSLGLIASYELDLWGRIRAGTYAAEQDVKASEQDIHTAAIALSAEIARTWYQLIEQQKQYNLLTEQIVINEQYANLVEVRFRGGQATAADVFQQRQLLEGVVGDRYTVLANIEVLKNQLAVLTGQSPGTLEIATSDRFPEINGLPDTGLTSDLIQRRPDVLKAYFRLQAADLRVAAAIADRFPKIGLSAGIDTTAPDLQDFFNNWMATLAGNLVLPLIDGGRRIAEVDRTKAATEEALNLYGQSVLQSIKEVENALAQEERQHQRLDSLKQQLRYLNEANNNIRIRTAYGAFDFLRVLSTLNSLQAMQRSLIRAERELVDFRILLYRSLAGGWPLAEPVKTRIENNG from the coding sequence ATGCGCGCAATAAAAGTTCCTACCGTTATGCTGCTGCTTTGCCTGCTCAGTGCGTGCAGCATTGAGGTCAAAGAATTTAAGACACCGGTTGCGGTTAACGAATCCTTTTCATTAAGCGGCAGTGTTCCATTGAAGGAACGCTGGTGGCTAAGTTTTAACGATACAGCGCTGAATCAGCTTATCGATAAAGCGCTGCAGCAAAATCTTGATCTTATCGCCGCTTATGAGCGACTCAAACAGGCCCAGGCCATCGCTCGCAAGACCGGTTCAGAACTGATTCCCGCCCTTGACGGCACATCCAGCCTGAGCCGCAGAGATGGTAATGAAACGCTAGGCTTACTCACTAACGATAATTTTTCACTGGGCCTCATTGCCAGTTACGAGCTTGACTTGTGGGGCCGCATTAGAGCCGGCACTTATGCTGCCGAACAGGATGTAAAAGCCTCTGAACAGGATATTCATACCGCCGCAATTGCATTGTCTGCAGAAATTGCACGCACCTGGTATCAATTGATAGAACAACAGAAACAATACAACTTACTGACTGAACAAATCGTCATCAATGAACAATATGCCAACTTAGTGGAAGTCCGTTTCAGAGGCGGTCAAGCGACTGCGGCTGACGTATTCCAGCAGCGCCAATTGCTGGAAGGCGTGGTTGGCGACCGTTATACCGTGCTGGCCAACATTGAGGTCCTGAAAAATCAACTGGCGGTTTTAACCGGCCAATCGCCCGGAACGCTCGAAATTGCGACCAGTGATCGTTTTCCTGAAATAAACGGTTTACCGGATACCGGATTAACCTCGGATTTGATTCAACGCCGCCCCGATGTCCTCAAAGCCTATTTCCGGTTGCAAGCTGCCGACCTGAGAGTAGCGGCTGCGATTGCCGACCGTTTTCCAAAAATCGGCCTGTCCGCAGGAATAGACACGACTGCACCGGATCTTCAGGACTTCTTTAATAACTGGATGGCGACGCTCGCCGGCAATCTGGTTTTACCGTTGATCGACGGTGGCCGCCGTATTGCGGAAGTGGACCGCACCAAAGCCGCAACTGAGGAAGCGCTTAATCTGTATGGACAAAGCGTATTGCAGTCCATCAAAGAAGTTGAAAACGCCTTGGCTCAAGAAGAGAGGCAACATCAACGCCTGGACAGCCTGAAACAGCAACTGCGTTATTTGAATGAAGCCAATAACAATATCCGGATTCGCACCGCTTACGGTGCTTTCGATTTTCTCCGCGTACTTTCGACGCTCAACAGTTTGCAAGCCATGCAGCGCTCGCTGATTCGTGCCGAACGCGAATTGGTCGATTTCAGAATTTTACTCTATCGCTCACTTGCAGGTGGGTGGCCACTTGCGGAACCCGTTAAAACCAGGATTGAAAACAATGGCTAA
- a CDS encoding efflux RND transporter permease subunit, giving the protein MSQEQHSTETGTIAWMAGHSVAANLVMAVLIIGGLLFMTTIRQEVFPEFEIDTVSISVAYPGASPEEVESGIILSIEDAIGGIEGVDQVNSSAKEDIGMVTVEALRGTDMQRLTQEIQKEVDRITTFPIDAEKPQVTVMANKRQVISIVLFGDTQENVLHELAEQFRDQLLQDPGITQIELEGIKPLEIAIDIPQETLRRYRLSLGDIAQRITAASIDLPGGSVKTGTGEILIRVKERRDYANQFASLPIITTADGSQVKLGDIATIKDGYDESDYYATFDNQPAAMIQVYSVGDQTPIQISETVKKHMERIVPELPKGISAEIRRDTSEEYSQRIDLLLRNSAMGLVLVFIMLALFLELRLAFWVMMGIPTAFLGSFLILPSIGVSLNMISLFAFIIALGIVVDDAIIIGENVYHYRQEGFSPMQAAIKGTQEMAMPVTFSILTNIATFMPLLFIPGITGKIFYMIPLVIITVFLLSLAESLFILPYHLGQLKEMKRHGILAFVHHYQQKFSHGFRHWTTHRYGPFLESILRHRYLTIAATFALLVATLAYALSGRMGMTLFPKTESDFAQVTLVMPFGTPVARTEAVARHLFESAQKVAGSVPDGDKLLKGIFAEIGTIDHKRTTGSHLASIRAYLAPPEIRDKIMSTEQFNQRWREATGEIAGIESIMFESDAGGPGSGSALTIELNHRDIKILEQASQQLADALNAYPIVNDVSSGFSSGKEQLDFSLLPEGRSLGFTAQNVARQVRNAFFGAEVLRQQRGRNEIKIMVRLPEEERMSVQNIKNLMLWSPAGLEIPLTEAVEIEQSRAYTEINRRNGRRNIQVKSGVTPRSRTSEILNDLEATELPRLKNEFPGLQYSFQGSQAEMADSLSSLKISFVFALLGIYAMLAIPFRSYVLPLIVIVSIPFGIIGAIFGHLLLGYELSILSMLGIVALSGIVVNDALVLINYANELRTEADSNRSPLHIIKTASIQRLRPILLTTLTTFCGLMPMIFETSRQAKMLIPMAISIGFGIMFATLITLILIPSLYLVVEDLRALLVKLKKTESSVD; this is encoded by the coding sequence ATGTCACAAGAGCAACATTCGACAGAAACCGGCACTATCGCCTGGATGGCAGGCCACTCGGTAGCAGCCAACCTGGTCATGGCCGTGTTGATCATTGGCGGCCTCTTGTTTATGACGACTATTCGGCAGGAAGTATTTCCGGAATTTGAAATAGACACCGTCAGCATCAGTGTCGCATACCCCGGAGCCAGTCCGGAAGAAGTCGAAAGCGGCATCATTCTGTCAATAGAGGATGCTATAGGCGGCATTGAAGGCGTCGATCAAGTCAATTCTTCCGCCAAAGAAGATATCGGCATGGTCACAGTCGAAGCCCTCAGAGGCACGGACATGCAGCGCCTGACGCAGGAGATTCAAAAAGAAGTTGATCGCATCACGACCTTCCCCATTGATGCCGAGAAACCTCAAGTCACCGTAATGGCCAATAAGCGTCAGGTCATTTCCATCGTCCTATTTGGTGATACGCAAGAAAACGTGCTGCACGAACTGGCAGAACAATTCCGGGATCAACTGTTACAAGACCCCGGCATCACCCAAATCGAACTTGAAGGTATCAAACCGCTTGAAATCGCGATCGATATCCCACAGGAAACGCTGCGCCGATACCGTCTGTCGCTAGGCGACATCGCTCAGCGCATTACTGCCGCCAGCATCGACTTGCCGGGCGGCAGTGTTAAAACCGGTACCGGTGAAATTTTGATCCGGGTCAAAGAACGCCGGGATTACGCCAACCAGTTTGCCAGCCTGCCAATTATTACCACTGCGGACGGCAGCCAGGTAAAACTGGGCGACATCGCCACCATCAAAGACGGTTATGATGAAAGTGATTATTACGCGACTTTCGATAACCAGCCTGCCGCGATGATTCAGGTTTACAGCGTCGGCGACCAAACGCCGATCCAGATATCTGAAACGGTCAAAAAACACATGGAACGTATCGTTCCCGAGCTACCCAAAGGCATCTCTGCCGAAATCCGACGAGACACATCGGAGGAATATTCGCAGCGTATCGATCTTTTGCTCCGCAACAGTGCCATGGGTTTAGTGCTGGTTTTCATCATGCTGGCCCTGTTTTTGGAATTGCGTCTGGCATTTTGGGTGATGATGGGGATTCCGACAGCATTTCTTGGCTCATTTTTGATTCTGCCAAGCATAGGCGTCAGCCTGAACATGATTTCGCTGTTTGCTTTCATAATCGCGTTAGGTATTGTCGTGGACGACGCAATCATCATCGGCGAAAACGTTTATCACTACCGGCAGGAAGGATTTTCGCCGATGCAAGCCGCAATTAAAGGCACACAAGAAATGGCAATGCCGGTCACTTTCAGTATTTTGACCAATATCGCGACTTTTATGCCGTTGCTCTTTATCCCCGGCATCACCGGCAAAATCTTTTACATGATACCGCTGGTGATCATCACCGTGTTTCTGCTGTCGCTGGCGGAAAGTCTGTTTATCCTGCCCTATCATTTGGGGCAACTGAAGGAAATGAAACGTCACGGGATTTTGGCATTCGTGCATCACTACCAGCAAAAATTCAGTCATGGCTTCAGGCATTGGACGACGCACCGCTACGGACCTTTTCTGGAAAGTATATTAAGGCATCGCTATCTGACCATAGCGGCCACTTTCGCATTGTTAGTCGCCACGCTTGCTTATGCGTTGAGCGGCCGAATGGGCATGACACTGTTCCCAAAAACCGAATCCGATTTCGCTCAGGTTACGCTGGTCATGCCGTTCGGGACTCCGGTTGCCAGAACTGAAGCTGTCGCACGCCATCTGTTTGAATCCGCTCAAAAAGTAGCAGGGAGCGTTCCGGACGGAGATAAGCTGCTCAAGGGTATTTTTGCTGAAATCGGCACGATCGACCACAAGAGAACGACAGGAAGTCATTTGGCTTCAATCCGGGCTTACCTGGCACCGCCTGAAATACGCGATAAAATCATGAGCACTGAGCAGTTTAACCAGCGATGGCGAGAAGCCACGGGTGAAATCGCAGGAATCGAGTCGATCATGTTTGAATCGGATGCAGGCGGACCGGGCTCGGGCTCCGCATTAACGATAGAACTGAATCATCGCGATATCAAGATACTGGAACAAGCCAGTCAACAACTGGCCGATGCGCTTAACGCCTACCCTATCGTCAACGATGTCTCCAGCGGTTTTAGTAGCGGCAAGGAACAACTGGATTTTAGCTTGTTGCCTGAAGGCAGAAGCCTTGGTTTCACCGCGCAAAACGTCGCGCGCCAAGTCCGTAACGCTTTTTTCGGTGCGGAAGTATTGCGCCAGCAGCGGGGCCGAAACGAAATCAAAATCATGGTCAGACTTCCTGAAGAAGAACGGATGTCGGTGCAAAACATTAAAAACTTAATGCTATGGTCACCTGCAGGGTTGGAAATTCCGTTAACCGAGGCCGTCGAAATCGAGCAGAGCCGGGCTTATACCGAAATCAATCGCCGAAATGGCCGGCGCAATATACAAGTCAAATCAGGCGTTACGCCGCGCAGTCGAACCAGCGAAATTCTAAATGATCTGGAAGCAACCGAACTGCCTCGTTTGAAAAATGAATTTCCGGGTTTGCAATACAGCTTTCAAGGCAGTCAGGCAGAGATGGCAGACAGCCTGAGCAGTCTTAAAATCAGTTTCGTGTTCGCTTTACTGGGGATCTATGCAATGCTGGCAATTCCGTTCCGTAGCTATGTTCTGCCGCTGATCGTCATCGTCAGTATTCCTTTTGGCATCATCGGCGCGATATTCGGCCATTTACTGTTGGGTTACGAGTTAAGCATCTTGAGCATGCTGGGTATCGTGGCCCTCTCCGGCATTGTGGTCAACGACGCGCTGGTATTAATCAACTACGCAAACGAATTGCGGACTGAGGCTGACAGCAACAGGTCACCTTTGCACATCATCAAAACGGCAAGCATTCAGCGCTTGAGACCGATCTTATTGACGACACTAACCACTTTCTGCGGCTTGATGCCGATGATTTTCGAAACATCCAGGCAAGCCAAAATGCTGATTCCGATGGCTATTTCGATAGGCTTCGGCATCATGTTCGCCACGCTGATCACGCTGATTCTTATCCCTTCACTCTATCTGGTAGTCGAGGATTTGCGCGCACTGCTGGTCAAGCTAAAAAAGACTGAATCCTCGGTGGATTAG
- the bstC gene encoding sterol transporter outer membrane protein BstC: MENKTRLVPPLVLLTLLAGCAGLPRDQVQTELPDDCPKLSAVSLVEEQNRFGPKTDTHTLACARIVLRNSQDPAALSTSLASRLSLLLAEREMDQMQREKLAAEGVGFAEAALQQGGRGDGAVHYYLAANLGLSVREHMTQAIVNLGRLEEEMKQAVALSPDIDGGGPLRLLGMLYLKAPAWPNGIGDLDKALELVEKAAKEHPGHPLNHLFYAQALWADGDEANLTQIKAEFAQAEKLLDEGDWGYNTKPWKNELAEFAQEFQQAD, encoded by the coding sequence ATGGAGAATAAAACACGGCTTGTTCCGCCGCTTGTGTTGCTGACATTGCTGGCCGGTTGCGCCGGTTTGCCGCGTGATCAGGTGCAGACAGAATTGCCAGATGATTGCCCTAAACTATCCGCTGTATCTTTGGTCGAGGAGCAAAACCGGTTTGGTCCTAAGACAGATACCCATACCTTGGCGTGTGCTCGGATTGTTCTTCGCAATAGTCAAGATCCTGCGGCGCTGAGTACCTCGCTAGCAAGTCGCCTGTCCCTGCTTTTGGCCGAGCGTGAAATGGACCAAATGCAGCGCGAAAAATTGGCTGCCGAAGGGGTTGGCTTTGCCGAAGCCGCTTTGCAACAAGGAGGGCGCGGTGATGGGGCGGTGCATTACTATTTAGCCGCTAATCTGGGCCTTTCGGTACGCGAACATATGACCCAGGCCATAGTGAACCTGGGTCGTCTGGAAGAAGAAATGAAGCAAGCGGTGGCTTTAAGTCCGGACATCGACGGCGGCGGCCCGCTAAGATTATTGGGGATGCTTTATCTCAAGGCTCCGGCTTGGCCCAATGGTATTGGAGACCTCGACAAGGCGCTGGAACTGGTGGAAAAAGCAGCCAAGGAACATCCAGGCCACCCGCTTAACCACCTGTTTTATGCTCAGGCACTCTGGGCCGACGGCGACGAAGCAAATCTAACGCAGATAAAAGCCGAATTCGCGCAAGCGGAAAAGCTTCTGGATGAAGGTGATTGGGGATACAACACAAAGCCCTGGAAAAATGAACTCGCCGAATTTGCTCAAGAGTTTCAGCAGGCGGATTGA
- the bstB gene encoding sterol transporter periplasmic substrate-binding protein BstB: MQKICLFILAGLAAASFITNAAPNSEMIVVCYPGGSVNAKDANGAMTSMLRVVERVGQWQENSFNSVFTAKSDECRKQMADNKPKFAITSLGLFLDLRNQHNLVPVVQPKIKGLTHERYRVMVQKGKYKNLDELKGKTLGGTALEESSFIGKIVFAGKYDPDTFFVLQKSNQAIRALRSLNKGELDAVILNEQQFGGLSSLQMDTSLEAVFTSEEIPLMGVVANSATTTEDERARFAKALEGMCSDSEGKKLCELFGVEAFATVDSVVFDPMIKLWANGQ; this comes from the coding sequence ATGCAAAAAATCTGTCTCTTTATTCTTGCCGGCCTGGCTGCGGCTTCCTTTATTACCAATGCCGCGCCTAATTCAGAAATGATCGTGGTGTGCTATCCCGGCGGATCCGTCAATGCAAAAGACGCCAACGGAGCAATGACTTCGATGTTGCGCGTGGTTGAACGTGTCGGTCAATGGCAGGAGAACAGCTTTAACAGTGTGTTTACGGCTAAATCGGACGAATGCAGAAAACAGATGGCCGACAATAAACCCAAGTTCGCCATCACCTCGTTGGGGCTTTTTCTGGATTTGCGCAATCAACATAACCTAGTACCTGTAGTTCAACCCAAAATTAAAGGGCTTACCCATGAACGTTACCGGGTCATGGTTCAGAAAGGCAAGTACAAGAACCTGGATGAGCTTAAAGGTAAAACGCTAGGCGGAACAGCCCTGGAAGAATCCTCTTTCATCGGCAAAATCGTTTTTGCCGGAAAATACGACCCCGACACTTTTTTTGTCTTACAAAAATCAAATCAGGCAATCCGTGCCTTGCGCTCTTTGAATAAAGGAGAACTGGATGCGGTCATCTTGAACGAGCAACAATTTGGCGGCCTCTCTTCGCTCCAAATGGATACGTCTCTTGAAGCTGTCTTTACCTCCGAGGAAATTCCACTGATGGGCGTTGTAGCCAACAGCGCCACAACGACAGAGGACGAGCGCGCCCGTTTTGCTAAGGCATTGGAAGGTATGTGTTCCGACAGTGAAGGCAAAAAGCTGTGCGAGCTATTCGGGGTGGAAGCCTTTGCTACTGTAGACTCTGTAGTGTTTGACCCGATGATCAAGCTGTGGGCAAACGGGCAATAA